Proteins from a single region of Oreochromis niloticus isolate F11D_XX linkage group LG7, O_niloticus_UMD_NMBU, whole genome shotgun sequence:
- the zgc:162472 gene encoding transcription factor TFIIIB component B'' homolog isoform X3, producing MFRRSRFSVRPNVSTAGRSASTPQEATPANQEASEALREAGDSNNASALTDKPDITLSEKAATSGEQNVDGTSSSAAVQRRKRFSVKPKVAPGRPSALSRTPKSPVKAVSQTSVDCSGVGLDKPTASSQTGTTATPKGLQSPRRRRPSEDSKLPKIQPKPTSISLDASEPSAVSPAIHSVEQTHLPADSSKQSENISDRQVKEAPPRPPDRPSIPGKECTELSEKAKTLVSSKTVPSLTPSALSLSRLLNDPSDVQRLVKAQKLRDLLREESRKEKKLKKAKACPKVFNLDPAKMTMRDLIHYLPTSNPMTSGVEELTQENETVLPPSPGREASPEQAQEPEVLPNTMGNTEEEEEEAEEEQEEALMVPQVKVAEDGSLIIDEESLTVEVQRAKGPNPAENRDPIFERGSTTTYSSFRKLNHGKRWTSEETDMFFLALSMVGTDFSMICQLFPHRARSEIKNKFKKEERENVWRIDKAIRERRKLDIEYFSKLLEKILEYQKSKKKLRSVAEKKSSQKGKRKTKAKKSGKKLSDVEEEDEEDEDGKEVLGLEEEEGEKENEDLCNDGEIPVSDAKTKRGKRKKRQIALDEEPNDKRTKQVSTEQGEDGVHEDPEAELPDNHKDSDTSEKTQNANTAKDTAIKPAKLSRGRASKPLLPLGRKWGKKPSPCTAAKSTSLDEEDESVNKDASSLSQASREPVGDDISSEEEEDAIVKPPRPTRCGRVPKPIKPLTYPAKDEVHSSASESTPASAAGSTASAAKPKSKQAAKKRILPQPDLAPKSKKCKLVTLTASQTEFSDEDSHQWQDEEVEEVELAGSPSKDSSAPVFVPAGLHTPRPEIKEVDETIAELDILATMPDVLGISQDALCPDSACEQAQHETGSAEPCEHQLDLLIDVIEFISSEHAEVSEDQSYNEAAQTLLTIGNLTHVSQSEQNQVDILDHITGTTSADVNETTHLEKELVSDAAVQEESATPSVSTFDQEVTQTLETTATVEQQVSKTVSDEMAVKTSDEPHPESSNKSTPQTKRGHVSKIKPKPNLGRASRTAQSKSQPQISAAGAAEESHTESPNIKDCSPASLKADISSVEVKLTAEPSESQPDIVGVESGAEIQFQSRSFSESTFEPRRDQATRETKSLSEPTDEKLTSHVEPFETGFKDPPISESFITEVEEELSSIVSPAKESSDRPPTGETHAGELSVTEKGESEVTNTCQSRRSRLQKVKPKPNLSQTSRTVRSKPQITIQVEERGSISDPTFHRKAEPSCTTSEEQVQSPDLDSAKPLLNIGSAPTPTICGQLSTNKEKKSDAESQQSTQENQNSESQFEHGKQPSSDKGSTSEFTLEKMTSHVETTKSSCDKVVTTHSALTVSQVGQGTNVDSAPVQEGSDQPPVFTTSAEELPVIQKEGEVQGEASTSQLRKTRLPKFKPKPNLLQTSRTARSKPQTTKQPEERDPIPMQDPKSHKQSRCLTTEDERPRPSFSASPEKHVESVDPVLPTTTDGRPDLGAVITDCGPSQYQNSESEFDLKENQVTNDTKSSSEPTEEKVQSCVETAKSVFNNSATSDLAISKVEHEPCTESEPRQQSAEKPPCVSHPEDLPVGQKEVNKDITTSQSRRSRMQKVKPKPNLAQSSRISRCKPQTVKPALEKDLSPTSNMRSPEKTTAEVEPQPACTPSSEKLSENTDPASVLKPSINIVSSSTLSEELSTNEESSLTNVRLDLGAATTDQSSPENLNLSASQFELSRDQVSYETKSASDPEKNMPCITTSMSSCKNVVTPDSAVAVSQAGEADDAESASLQDSSVHQAVPVAPVQQSPLNQEKREAEAASQLRSRRLQKIKPKPNLPQTPRTMQSNSQSTKDPVIHTQAVEKSHSQTCVSESSDYRMKDAEAQPSCSPTSPEKSNEFKSPDTYSVSEPSPKSGSSNKCRKEISSAEKEKTDAVCGSMSSSVSLEQNIPQRLRRFPKVKPKPNLGSSSRITQTKLQPADVSKPAEHVDTVSNIASAQDPGDNNDAQKSVKMSEKNLTSGHCSLNVEVCSVTSQPVDSEKALGTLDSKDPHPNDPSSPLGCLAQVNEQQSEHDHPSSNSEVPLVPVTQVSSTQNTSTLSTNDIQSFPIFQQMLPEKVPSDPDEPFFILSLTEIPLSSSGEVVNSATENPSCLSVTESSIPQPSGVSGESVAAAGEGSLSNVPMPMFKEIKSVTGLINVKETEPGPSTLIGHNIQKTVDPQEHTTDNPPKFPDAVDNNETEAALNKQRQTSIGRRVKLQVKPNAARRKQTSKTQSVKAAESAPIQTHTTQEPKASDAVTEAKRGSCSHDEGIVTDGKGTNSSLEAQTSQRKPRGCLSSLSVTKKTSPPQNLPPSKPVSRRSKLKTPVTEGQQSLPEPVASTSHDVPSTRSLTQPVKETRSTSITLLTQTAVNIRETCDRSPRSPDPSTSQCTEQNDCVDSCALEEEPTSVSQYFLTNIFTEVDEG from the exons ATGTTCCGTCGGTCAAGATTTAGTGTGCGTCCCAATGTAAGTACAGCAGGGCGATCAGCATCAACACCTCAGGAAGCGACTCCAGCAAATCAGGAGGCCAGTGAGGCCCTGAGAGAGGCCGGGGACAGCAACAATGCTAGTGCTCTGACGGATAAGCCCGACATTACCCTGTCAGAAAAAGCTGCAACTTCAGG TGAGCAAAATGTGGATGGTACCAGCTCTTCAGCGGCTGTCCAAAGAAGGAAACGATTTTCTGTTAAGCCTAAAGTGGCCCCTGGCCGCCCCTCCGCTCTCTCTCGGACACCAAAATCTCCCGTCAAAGCAGTCTCTCAAACATCTGTTGATTGCTCTGGTGTGGGCCTTGACAAGCCAACAGCATCCAGCCAAACGGGAACAACAGCAACTCCGAAGGGACTCCAGTCTCCAAGGCGACGCAGGCCTTCAGAAGACAGCAAGCTGCCTAAAATTCAACCTAAACCCACCTCCATTTCTTTGGACGCTTCAGAACCTTCAGCTGTTTCCCCAGCTATACACTCAGTAGAACAAACCCATCTTCCAGCAGACAGTAGCAAACAGTCAGAAAACATTTCAGACAGACAAGTTAAGGAAGCTCCTCCCAGACCACCAGATAGACCCTCCATACCGGGCAAAGAATGTACTGAACTATCAGAGAAAGCCAAAACACTTGTATCATCAAAGACTGTGCCTTCACTGACACCATCGGCACTCTCCCTGAGTAGACTTCTGAATGACCCATCAGACGTACAAAGGCTTGTGAAGGCTCAGAAGCTCAGAGATTTGCTCAGAGAGGAGAGCCGTAAAGAAAAG AAACTTAAGAAAGCTAAGGCCTGTCCGAAGGTATTTAATTTAGATCCTGCCAAAATGACCATGCGGGACCTTATCCATTATCTTCCAACGTCTAACCCCATGAC ATCTGGTGTAGAAGAATTGACTCAAGAGAATGAGACTGTGCTCCCACCTTCACCGGGAAGAGAAGC GTCTCCAGAGCAGGCACAGGAACCTGAAGTCCTCCCTAACACCATGGGCAacacagaggaagaagaagaggaggcagAGGAAGAGCAGGAAGAAGCACTTATGGTTCCTCAAGTCAAAGTTGCAGAAGATGGCTCACTGATTATTGACGAAGAGAG CTTAACTGTGGAAGTCCAGCGAGCCAAAGGGCCAAACCCAGCAGAGAATCGAGACCCCATCTTTGAACGAGGCTCCACTACAACTTACTCAAGTTTCAGGAAACTGAACCATGGAAAACGCTGGACCAGCGAAG AGACAGACATGTTCTTCCTGGCACTTAGCATGGTGGGGACAGATTTTTCTATGATTTGTCAACTGTTTCCACACAGAGCTCGATCAGAGATAAAG AACAAATTCAAGAAAGAAGAACGAGAGAATGTTTGGAGGATTGACAAAGCTATCA GAGAGAGGCGCAAACTGGACATAGAGTACTTCTCTAAGCTGTTAGAGAAGATTTTGGAATATCAGAAAAGTAAGAAGAAACTGAGATCAGTGGCTGAGAAGAAATCGTCCCAAAAGGGCaagagaaagacaaaag CCAAAAAATCTGGAAAGAAACTAAGTGAtgtggaggaggaagatgaggaggatgaggatgggaaAGAGGTCCTGGGCTtggaagaagaggaaggggaGAAAGAGAATGAGGATCTCTGTAATGATGGAGAAATTCCTGTTTCTGACGCTAAGACAAAAAGAggcaagagaaagaaaagacaaattGCTCTGGATGAGGAACCAAATGACAAGAGAACCAAACAAGTGAGCACTGAGCAAG GTGAGGACGGTGTACATGAAGATCCTGAGGCAGAGCTGCCTGACAACCACAAAGATTCAGACAC GTCAGAGAAAACTCAGAATGCAAATACAGCGAAGGACACTGCAATCAAGCCAGCTAAACTCTCACGAGGCAGAGCATCAAAACCACTACTGCCTTTAGGCCGCAAATGGGGTAAAAAGCCTTCACCTTGTACGGCAGCTAAAAGTACTTCATTGGATGAAGAAGATGAGAGT GTAAATAAAGATGCATCATCTTTAAGCCAAGCTAGCAGGGAGCCAGTCGGTGATGATATTTCctcagaagaggaggaggatgccATCGTTAAACCTCCAAGACCTACCAG atGTGGTAGAGTGCCTAAACCCATCAAGCCCTTGACTTATCCAGCCAAAGACGAAGTACACTCCTCTGCATCTGAAAGTACACCAGCCTCAGCAGCTGGGTCCACTGCCTCTGCTGCTAAACCTAAGTCCAAACAGGCAGCCAAGAAGAGAATCCTACCACAGCCAGATTTGGCCCCCAAATCCAAAAAGTGTAAACTTGTCACTCTCACGGCTTCTCAGACAGAATTTAGTGACGAGGACAGCCATCAATGGCAGGATGAAGAAGTGGAGGAGGTGGAACTGGCAGGTAGCCCCAGTAAAGACAGCAGTGCACCTGTGTTTGTGCCTGCCGGCCTGCACACTCCTCGTCCTGAGATTAAAGAAGTGGATGAGACAATTGCTGAG CTTGATATCTTGGCCACTATGCCTGATGTTTTGGGCATTTCCCAAGATGCACTTTGCCCTGATTCTGCTTGTGAGCAGGCACAACATGAGACAGGGTCAGCTGAACCATGTGAACATCAGTTGGACCTGTTGATT GATGTTATAGAATTTATTTCTTCAGAACATGCAGAAG tgtctGAAGATCAGAGCTACAACGAGGCTGCTCAAACCCTCCTGACCATCGGAAACCTGACTCACGTCTCTCAGTCGGAACAGAATCAAGTAGACATACTAGATCATATAACAG GGACGACATCAGCTGATGTGAATGAAACCACCCACCTAGAAAAAGAGCTTGTTTCAGATGCTGCTGTACAGGAGGAAAGTGCCACTCCTTCCGTGTCTACATTTGATCAGGAAGTCACACAGACATTGGAGACTACGGCCACTGTGGAACAACAAGTTAgcaaaacagtcagtgatgaaATGGCAGTTAAAACCAGTGATGAGCCACATCCAGAGAGTTCAAACAAAAGTACTCCACAAACCAAGAGAGGTCACGTTTCCAAAATAaaacctaaacctaaccttgGCCGAGCCTCCAGGACTGCACAATCAAAATCCCAACCACAGATATCTGCAGCAGGGGCAGCTGAAGAAAGCCACACAGAGTCTCCTAACATTAAAGATTGTTCTCCAGCATcgctaaaagctgacatttcCTCTGTTGAAGTTAAACTAACAGCAGAGCCATCTGAGAGTCAACCAGATATTGTTGGCGTTGAATCAGGTGCAGAAATCCAGTTCCAGAGTCGCAGCTTTTCTGAATCTACGTTTGAACCACGTAGGGATCAGGCCACAAGAGAGACAAAGTCATTATCTGAGCCCACAGATGAAAAACTTACTTCCCATGTTGAACCTTTTGAGACTGGTTTTAAGGATCCACCAATCTCTGAGTCATTTATCACAGAGGTTGAAGAGGAGTTATCTTCAATTGTGTCCCCAGCCAAGGAGAGCAGTGATCGACCTCCTACGGGTGAAACACACGCTGGAGAATTATCTGTCACTGAAAAAGGAGAAAGTGAAGTCACAAATACTTGCCAATCTAGAAGGAGTCGATTGCAAAAAGTCAAACCTAAACCAAACCTGTCACAGACCTCAAGGACTGTGAGGTCTAAACCTCAAATCACAATACAGGTTGAAGAGAGAGGCTCAATTTCAGACCCTACATTCCACAGAAAAGCTGAACCGTCATGCACCACGTCTGAAGAGCAGGTTCAAAGCCCAGACCTGGATTCAGCAAAACCGTTATTGAATATAGGCTCTGCTCCTACACCAACAATTTGTGGACAACTGTCCACAAATAAGGAGAAAAAGTCAGATGCTGAATCACAACAGAGTACCCAGGAAAACCAGAACTCTGAATCCCAGTTTGAACATGGCAAGCAACCTAGCAGTGACAAGGGGTCAACTTCTGAGTTCACTCTTGAAAAAATGACATCTCATGTTGAAACTACTAAGAGTAGTTGTGATAAGGTGGTGACAACTCACTCGGCACTTACAGTGTCGCAAGTTGGACAAGGGACTAATGTAGATTCAGCCCCAGTCCAAGAAGGTAGTGACCAGCCTCCTGTGTTTACCACATCTGCGGAAGAGCTACCAGTAATTCAAAAAGAGGGTGAAGTTCAGGGTGAAGCATCTACATCTCAGTTGAGAAAGACTCGATTACCAAAATTCAAGCCCAAGCCAAATCTGCTACAGACATCAAGAACTGCAAGATCTAAACCCCAAACCACAAAGCAGCCTGAAGAGAGAGACCCCATCCCAATGCAAGACCCCAAATCCCACAAACAATCAAGATGCTTAACCACAGAGGATGAACGACCACGACCATCATTCTCCGCTTCTCCTGAAAAACATGTAGAAAGTGTAGATCCTGTTTTACCAACAACCACAGATGGTAGACCAGACTTAGGTGCAGTAATAACGGATTGCGGTCCCTCACAATACCAGAACTCGGAATCTGAGTTTGATCTCAAAGAGAATCAAGTCACTAATGACACAAAGTCGTCATCTGAGCCCACAGAGGAAAAAGTTCAGTCCTGTGTTGAAACAGCCAAGAGTGTTTTCAATAATTCAGCAACATCAGACTTGGCAATCTCAAAAGTTGAACATGAGCCATGCACAGAATCAGAACCACGTCAACAGAGCGCCGAAAAACCTCCATGTGTTTCACATCCAGAAGATTTACCTGTCGGGCAAAAAGAAGTGAACAAAGACATAACTACTTCACAATCTAGAAGGAGTCGAATGCAAAAGGTCAAACCTAAACCAAATTTAGCACAGTCCTCAAGAATTTCAAGGTGTAAACCTCAAACCGTAAAACCAGCTTTAGAGAAGGACTTAAGCCCAACTTCAAACATGAGATCACctgaaaaaacaacagcagaggTGGAACCACAACCAGCATGCACCCCGTCCTCTGAAAAACTGAGTGAAAACACTGACCCTGCTTCAGTTTTAAAACCATCAATAAATATAGTTTCATCATCTACACTCTCAGAGGAACTATCAACAAATGAGGAGTCTAGTTTAACAAATGTTAGACTTGACTTGGGTGCAGCAACTACAGATCAGAGTTCCCCAGAAAACCTGAACCTCTCTGCATCACAGTTTGAACTCAGCAGGGATCAGGTCAGCTATGAGACAAAGTCAGCATCTGATCCTGAAAAAAATATGCCTTGTATTACAACATCTATGAGTAGTTGTAAAAATGTGGTAACACCTGACTCAGCAGTCGCAGTCTCACAAGCTGGGGAAGCAGATGATGCAGAATCAGCCTCACTCCAAGACAGCAGCGTCCACCAGGCTGTTCCTGTTGCACCTGTTCAACAGTCACCGCTTAATCAAGAAAAACGTGAAGCTGAAGCTGCTTCTCAGTTGAGGAGTCGTCGATTGCAAAAAATCAAACCCAAACCAAACCTGCCACAAACACCAAGAACTATGCAGTCTAACTCGCAATCCACAAAAGACCCTGTTATACACACGCAGGCTGTGGAAAAATCCCATAGCCAGACTTGTGTGTCTGAATCAAGTGACTACAGAATGAAAGATGCAGAAGCACAGCCATCTTGCAGTCCTACCTCTCcagaaaaatcaaatgaatttaaAAGTCCTGATACTTATTCAGTTTCTGAACCATCACCAAAATCCGGCTCTTCTAATAAATGCCGAAAGGAAATATCTTCAGCAGAGAAGGAAAAGACAGATGCTGTATGTGGATCAATGTCAAGCTCAGTGAGCTTGGAACAAAATATCCCACAAAGATTGCGGCGGTTTCCCAAGGTCAAACCGAAACCTAATTTGGGATCATCCTCTAGAATTACACAGACAAAACTACAGCCAGCTGATGTCAGTAAACCTGCAGAACATGTTGATACAGTCTCAAATATAGCATCAGCACAAGACCCTGGGGACAATAATGATGCACAGAAATCTGTGAAAATGTCAGAGAAAAACCTAACATCAGGACATTGTTCATTAAATGTAGAAGTCTGTTCAGTAACGTCTCAACCTGTAGACTCTGAGAAAGCACTGGGCACCTTAGACAGTAAAGATCCCCATCCAAATGATCCCAGCTCTCCTCTTGGATGCTTGGCACAAGTTAATGAACAACAAAGTGAACATGACCACCCTTCAAGTAATTCTGAAGTCCCTCTGGTTCCTGTGACCCAAGTGTCTTCTACCCAG AATACATCAACGTTAAGTACAAACGACATCCAAAGTTTTCCAATATTTCAACAGA tgctgccagagaaggtgccttCAGATCCCGACGAACCATTTTTCATCCTCTCTCTGACTGAGATCCCGCTGTCCTCATCAGGGGAGGTGGTGAACAGTGCAACTGAGAACCCCTCTTGTCTTTCTGTAACAGAGTCATCAATACCTCAACCAAG TGGTGTTTCTGGAGAGAGCGtggcagcagcaggagaggggtCTCTGTCTAATGTCCCCATGCCCATGTTCAAAGAGATAAAGAGTGTGACAGGCCTCATCAATGTGAAAGAGACTGAGCCGGGCCCATCTACACTGATC GGTCATAACATCCAGAAAACAGTGGATCCACAGG AACATACTACAGACAATCCACCAAAGTTTCCAGATGCAGTGGACAATAATGAGACCGAAGCAGCCCTTAACAAGCAGAGACAAACAAGTATCGGAAGAAGAG TCAAGCTGCAGGTTAAACCCAATGCAGCGAGGAGAAAACAAACCAGCAAGACCCAGTCGGTGAAAGCAGCGGAGTCAGCGCCTATCCAAACACACACCACCCAGGAGCCAAAAGCCAGTGATGCTGTCACAGAAGCAAAAAGGGGAAGTTGCAGCCATGATGAGGGGATTGTGACAGACGGAAAAGGCACTAACAGCAGCTTAGAAGCTCAAACTTCACAGAG AAAACCCAGAGGCTGTCTTTCCTCGCTTTCTGTAACAAAGAAAACCAGCCCTCCACAAAATCTTCCACCTAGCAAACCAGTTTCCAGGCGATCTAAGCTTAAAACACCAGTGACTGAAGGACAACAATCTTTGCCAGAGCCTGTAGCCTCCACATCACATGATGTCCCTTCCACACGAAGTTTGACACAGCCAGTGAAGGAAACCCGTTCAACATCGATTACACTCTTAACACAAACAGCAGTGAACATCAGAGAGACCTGTGATCGAAGTCCCAGGAGCCCAGATCCAAGCACTTCACAGTGCACAGAG CAGAATGACTGCGTGGACAGCTGTGCTCTTGAAGAGGAGCCCACCAGTGTGTCTCAGTACTTCTTAACCAACATTTTCACAGAGGTGGATGAGGGGTAA